The DNA region CTTGTCCACGGACACCTGGGCCACGCACTCGATATACGCCGGGGAAAGCTCGCCCGCACCGAAGAGGTCCTCGGCGCGCACGGCATAGCCGTCCATGGAGGAACGCGCGGCCAGGGGCAAATCCTCGTCGGCCGTTACGCCGGCGGCGAGAACCCGGCCCAGCGCATCGCTGAGGGGCACGGTTTCAACGGGCAGCGGCGGGAAGGAAGTGAGCTTCAGAACAACTTCCGCAACAGAGAGGACCTGGAAGAATGAACGCATGAGCAATCAGTCAAGTTTGATAGTGACAGGGCCTGGAGTGTAGCCCTTGAGCTCGGAAAGCAGGCCGCGGATGGTGGAGCCCACGATGCCGGCCACGAACGGCCCCAGCGGCAGCACCTTGCCGTCGCACTCTACGCGAAGATTCTCGGGGAAGGCGCGGCAGTCGCCGGGTTCGGCGTCGCCCGCCACGATCTCGGCCGCCATGTCGTGGCAGCTCTCCCTGCCGCAGGCCTCGCAGTTCAGCCCGGGCAGTAAAAAACCCTTGTCGAGAACCGCATCGGCCACCGCGTCCACATCGGCAAGCTGCCCCAGCCCGGAAGCCGTGACAGCGCCATACGCGCCAAGGGCCAGCTCCGGCTTCAGTGTTTCCGCCTCGGCCGGCTCGCGCAGCACCAGCACCCGTGGCAGCACGTCCAGGCTCTTGCCCCCTTCCACCAGCAGGAAGTCAGCGCGCATCAGCGGCAGCAAGTCTTCCAACCGCCGGCGGCCCGGCCAGATGAGCATGGAGGTCTCGTCCGACAAGCCGGCAACGGCCGTGCAGTACTTGCCCAGGCGGTCCGTGTCCCGGCCGGCCACGTCCAGCCCATGATGGGCGAACTTCACGGCGGCCACGGAGAGCCCCCGCGCCTGCAGCGTCCTGGCCAGCTCCACTGTAAGCGTGGTCTTGCCCGAGTTCTTGTACCCTACGATGGCTGCGGCTTTCATTGCCCGTCCTTTCCTGCCGTCGCATCCTGCTCCGTTTTGGGAGCGCGCCTGGCAAGGGGGTCATTCATGATGTCGATGCGCGTGAGCAGATCGTAGCCGGAGCGTTGTACAAGCTCCAGCTCCATGCCCGGGCTCGTGGTAGTGATGGCGGCGCGGCCGATGATCTTGCGGCCTTCGGCACCCTCCTCGCTCTTGGTGCGCAGGCCCCACACGGCGTGCAGCACGATGGGCTCGCCCTCGCGCTCGCCCAGATAGAGCATGATGTGGCCGGGCATGTGCAGCAGCGAGCGAAACGGCAAGCCCTCTGCGATGATGCGCTCTTTCTTGGCCTCGCGGTCCAGGTCTTTGAGCTCGGTCGCCACGCCCACCTTGGACTGCTGCCTGGAGTTGCGCGGCAGCCACACGCCGAAGGGGGTGAACAGATCCTTGAGCAGCGAGGAGCAGTCGCGGTCTTCATACAGCCCGCCCCAGCCATACTCCCGGCCCACCATGACCCTGGCGACCTCGGCCATGTTGCGGCTGGTAAAGGTCAGCGGCATGACCACGGCGTCCGTGGGCTTCAGCCGGGCCATTTTGATGACGGCATTGCCCTCGGTGTCGGCCACGGGCACCATCACGTCATACCCGCCAGCAGACGCGGCGTCCTCATGGCCGAAACGCGGGAACACCGCCCCCACATGCGCCGTGAACACATAGCGTCCGCCCGGATCGGTCACGGGCACGTCGTCCTCCACCAGGGCCGCATAGTCGCCGGTCTGGTACTCGTCCACAAAGGAGTCGCTCACAAAGGCCACGTCCTCGGCCGGAACCCAGCCCGAGGCAAAGGCCGTTTCCGCATAGAGCCACGCCTTGGAGGCCGAAACGTGCGAGATGAACACGGGCGTGCCGACCCAGACCGCCGTGTTCTGGAAGTAATCGAAGGGGAAGCCCTCGCCGGCTTTGTCGAAGTCCTCGAAGTACGGGCGATTGGTGGGCAGCACCCGCATGCTGGTGTTGCGCAGGGTAATGGCCCGCCGGGCCTCGCTGGGGAATGCCTCGGGCCGGCTCTCCCGGCGCAGCTCGTCCATGAACTCCGGGCCGCGGCGCAGGGTGTTCTCGCCGTAGCCGGGCTGACTGCCGTAGCGTTC from Oceanidesulfovibrio marinus includes:
- a CDS encoding molybdopterin-guanine dinucleotide biosynthesis protein MobB, producing MKAAAIVGYKNSGKTTLTVELARTLQARGLSVAAVKFAHHGLDVAGRDTDRLGKYCTAVAGLSDETSMLIWPGRRRLEDLLPLMRADFLLVEGGKSLDVLPRVLVLREPAEAETLKPELALGAYGAVTASGLGQLADVDAVADAVLDKGFLLPGLNCEACGRESCHDMAAEIVAGDAEPGDCRAFPENLRVECDGKVLPLGPFVAGIVGSTIRGLLSELKGYTPGPVTIKLD
- a CDS encoding SH3 domain-containing protein, whose protein sequence is MTSEKSSSRTFATRFLVCMAAMLLILAAGCAPKGPLPGQRIAGAPVADLLELSQDPRDYVSNDASTSLGSERQHELYEKYLTRFFGPWRMTKSAHTAREALWGLERYGSQPGYGENTLRRGPEFMDELRRESRPEAFPSEARRAITLRNTSMRVLPTNRPYFEDFDKAGEGFPFDYFQNTAVWVGTPVFISHVSASKAWLYAETAFASGWVPAEDVAFVSDSFVDEYQTGDYAALVEDDVPVTDPGGRYVFTAHVGAVFPRFGHEDAASAGGYDVMVPVADTEGNAVIKMARLKPTDAVVMPLTFTSRNMAEVARVMVGREYGWGGLYEDRDCSSLLKDLFTPFGVWLPRNSRQQSKVGVATELKDLDREAKKERIIAEGLPFRSLLHMPGHIMLYLGEREGEPIVLHAVWGLRTKSEEGAEGRKIIGRAAITTTSPGMELELVQRSGYDLLTRIDIMNDPLARRAPKTEQDATAGKDGQ